Within Nocardia terpenica, the genomic segment ATGCCCCGCCGGAGCAACCAGCCCATACCGAATCTCATTCACACCCCCAGCCTCACCCCGGCACCGACAAGCCTCAATTCCCCGCAGGGTATGAGGGCACGCCGAAATGACGAAAAGACCGGAGGGTGGCGCACTACCGTGAACGCATGACCGCTGTGGAGTATCGGCATCTGCTCGTTGCGCGGGACGGGGCGACCGTGCGTATCACCATGAATCGGCCGGATCGGCGGAATGCGCTGTCGGGGGAGCATCTGGGGGAGTTGCTGGCGGCGTTTCGGGCCGCGGGGGAGACGGATGCGACGGGGATCGTGCTGGGGGCGGCGGGGCCGGTGTTCTCGGCGGGGCACGACTTCGGCGATGTGGCGGCGCGGGATCTGCTGGGCGTGCGCGAATTGCTCACGCTGTGCACCGACGTGATGTCGGCGATCGAATCGGTGCCGCAGGTGGTCATCGCGCGGGTGCACGGGCTGGCCACGGCCGCGGGCTGTCAGCTGGTGGCGTCCTGCGATCTGGCGGTGGCCGCCGAATCGGCCGGATTCGCCCTGCCCGGCGGCAAGGGCGGCTGGTTCTGCCACACGCCCGCGGTGCCGGTGGCGCGAGCCGTGGGCCGCAAGCGCCTGATGGAACTGGCCCTGACCGGCGACCCGATCGATGCGCGCACCGCCGAGCAGTGGGGGCTGATCAATCGCGTCGTGCCCGACGCCGACCTGGACGCGGCCGTCGCGGATCTCCTGGCCCGCGCCACCCGCGGCAGCCGCGCCAGCAAGGCACTGGGCAAGCGCACCCTCTACGCCCAACTCGACCGCCCCGAGGCCGACGCCTATGCCATCGCGTTGGAGGTCATGGCCGCCGCCTCCCAGCTCCCCGGCGCCCGCGAGGGAATGGCCGCCTTCCTGGCCAAGCGCAGCCCGGTCTGGCCGGACTGACACTTGTCGAGATCGCCTGCGGCCCTGGGAACCCGCTTCGAATGAGGTCGGCCGTGCGGGGGAGTCCGCTCCCGTGGGCGGGGGAGTCCGCTCCCGTGGGCGGGGGAG encodes:
- a CDS encoding enoyl-CoA hydratase-related protein, with protein sequence MTAVEYRHLLVARDGATVRITMNRPDRRNALSGEHLGELLAAFRAAGETDATGIVLGAAGPVFSAGHDFGDVAARDLLGVRELLTLCTDVMSAIESVPQVVIARVHGLATAAGCQLVASCDLAVAAESAGFALPGGKGGWFCHTPAVPVARAVGRKRLMELALTGDPIDARTAEQWGLINRVVPDADLDAAVADLLARATRGSRASKALGKRTLYAQLDRPEADAYAIALEVMAAASQLPGAREGMAAFLAKRSPVWPD